In the genome of Myxococcus stipitatus, one region contains:
- the dnaA gene encoding chromosomal replication initiator protein DnaA, whose amino-acid sequence MNALAQAASPIPSAGILWNKLLEAIRQEGRQYALQWLDRVRALEVRDNTLVLGVPDRFFRDWVDDHYRSLLEGHLARMGDGLSSVAYEVVEGLVPEGTFPPTPTVKVSVGRPSRLNSRFTFSTFVVADSNQLPAAAAQAVSDKPGHHYNPLYIYGGTGLGKTHLLQAVGNHIWEKDPSQRVVFLSSEQFTNEYVESVREHRMTDFRRKFREECDVLLIDDIQFLGKREETQKEFFYTFNTLYELGKAIILTSDTVPAEIPGLEERLRSRFTMGLMTDIREPTYETRVAILQKKAVAENLHLPDSVAHFIAKHIQKNVRELEGALVKLSAVHSLTRQPVTEEFAAEVLRDILPAQHAVDVEAIQREVARFYKVTVESLKEDRRHKALAHARQVAMYLSRKLTKSSFPEIASRFSKDHSTVISAVRKVEGLRESDPTVKRELAELELRLGGH is encoded by the coding sequence TTGAACGCCCTCGCCCAGGCCGCATCTCCCATTCCAAGTGCTGGAATTCTCTGGAACAAGTTGCTGGAGGCCATCCGTCAGGAAGGTCGTCAGTATGCGCTCCAGTGGTTGGATCGGGTGCGTGCCTTGGAGGTGCGCGACAACACCCTCGTCCTGGGTGTCCCGGACCGTTTCTTCCGCGACTGGGTGGATGACCACTACCGGAGCCTGCTCGAAGGACACCTCGCCCGGATGGGCGACGGCCTGTCCTCCGTGGCCTACGAAGTAGTGGAGGGACTGGTCCCCGAAGGCACCTTCCCGCCCACACCCACCGTGAAGGTGAGCGTGGGCCGTCCTTCGCGGCTCAACAGCCGCTTCACCTTCAGCACCTTCGTGGTGGCGGACAGCAACCAGCTCCCCGCGGCGGCGGCCCAGGCCGTCTCCGACAAGCCGGGCCATCACTACAACCCGCTCTACATCTATGGCGGCACGGGGTTGGGGAAGACGCACCTGCTCCAGGCGGTGGGCAACCACATCTGGGAGAAGGACCCCTCGCAGCGGGTGGTGTTCCTGTCGAGCGAGCAGTTCACCAACGAGTACGTGGAGAGCGTTCGCGAGCACCGCATGACGGACTTCCGGCGGAAGTTCCGCGAGGAGTGCGACGTGCTGCTCATCGACGACATCCAGTTCCTGGGCAAGCGCGAGGAGACGCAGAAGGAGTTCTTCTACACCTTCAACACGCTCTATGAGCTGGGCAAGGCCATCATCCTCACCAGCGACACGGTGCCCGCGGAGATTCCGGGCCTGGAGGAGCGGCTGCGCAGCCGCTTCACCATGGGGTTGATGACGGACATCCGCGAGCCCACGTACGAGACGCGGGTGGCCATCCTCCAGAAGAAGGCCGTGGCGGAGAACCTCCACCTGCCGGACTCGGTGGCGCACTTCATCGCCAAGCACATCCAGAAGAACGTGCGCGAGCTCGAGGGCGCGCTGGTGAAGCTGTCCGCGGTGCACAGCCTGACGCGCCAGCCCGTGACGGAGGAGTTCGCCGCGGAGGTGCTGCGAGACATCCTCCCCGCCCAGCACGCGGTGGACGTTGAAGCCATCCAGCGCGAGGTGGCCCGCTTCTACAAGGTCACGGTGGAGTCCCTCAAGGAGGACCGCCGTCACAAGGCCCTGGCCCATGCCCGCCAGGTGGCCATGTACCTGAGCCGCAAGCTGACCAAGAGCTCCTTCCCGGAAATCGCGTCGCGCTTCAGCAAGGACCACTCCACCGTCATCTCCGCCGTCCGCAAGGTGGAGGGACTGCGCGAGTCGGACCCCACCGTGAAGCGCGAGCTGGCGGAGCTGGAGCTGCGGCTCGGCGGCCACTGA
- a CDS encoding HEAT repeat domain-containing protein produces MTPRLKSLLSLFAVLVMASLWSIKLPDEPPVLPAPPLELPPTEVPPAPVLQGVKGRHRVLTPGLEHRYHFDLDTRTAEQLPGAEAGRSWRHSGWGGTLELAYVGPEGERHFFSGRLSLSRVEVDGLPDETSLRELSAALEHPVYLAQDLRGRVLTVYLDAKSEPRVRRLVSLLLSTTQFVAEDGRGWSTEETDTTGDFESEYRAGGSANTYVKTQRRYLRTALPLWAPLGPRGPGLTVPRLRGHLDFALDEDGLVRDVTGSEVVETGGGALGLPLMRTETRVALTRWDARQGPPLSMQAFRETRASLSAGPLSAPESPATPERDRTLVGGATLETLLRALEDTTLEPESARLLLREQLSALLRLAPSSAKDVARWFHSRPLNETVAREVLDALGDAGTAEAQRELASLVLPSRRDTNLTTRLRALAAVERVGRPTSELAQALTRVLTSTRKPELEHAAMLALGTVTRHLERFEPGHALDQVEGLLKHCEARPLAAEPCLRALARVGSPRGFTYASQALSHRSAHVRAAATEALGAITSADVDVLLDSVLLEDTEALVREKAAEVMSRRAAGPHLRAATQALRTEPVAQVRAQVVRLLGPLPALEPRVSELLREVAARDDSEDVRRLASSFLTR; encoded by the coding sequence TTGACCCCTCGTCTGAAGAGCCTGCTGTCCCTCTTCGCCGTGCTGGTGATGGCCAGCCTATGGAGCATCAAGCTCCCGGACGAGCCTCCCGTCCTCCCCGCGCCCCCGCTGGAGCTGCCCCCCACCGAGGTCCCCCCGGCCCCCGTCCTCCAGGGCGTGAAGGGCCGGCACCGCGTGCTGACGCCGGGACTGGAGCACCGCTACCACTTCGACCTGGACACCCGGACGGCCGAGCAGCTCCCTGGCGCGGAAGCCGGCCGGAGCTGGCGGCACTCCGGGTGGGGCGGGACGCTGGAGCTCGCGTACGTGGGACCGGAAGGAGAGCGGCACTTCTTCTCGGGCCGGCTGAGCCTGTCTCGCGTGGAGGTGGATGGACTTCCCGATGAGACCTCGCTGCGGGAGCTGAGCGCCGCGCTCGAGCACCCCGTGTATCTGGCACAGGACCTCAGAGGTCGAGTGCTCACCGTGTACCTCGACGCGAAGTCGGAGCCCCGCGTAAGGCGGCTGGTGAGCCTGCTCTTGTCCACCACCCAGTTCGTCGCGGAGGACGGGCGCGGCTGGAGCACCGAGGAGACGGACACGACGGGGGACTTCGAATCCGAGTACCGCGCCGGTGGCAGCGCGAACACCTACGTGAAGACGCAGCGGCGCTACCTGAGGACGGCGCTGCCGCTGTGGGCGCCCTTGGGGCCTCGGGGACCGGGCCTCACCGTGCCTCGGCTGCGAGGACACCTGGACTTCGCGCTCGACGAGGACGGGCTGGTGCGCGACGTCACCGGCTCGGAGGTGGTGGAGACGGGCGGCGGCGCGCTGGGCCTGCCCTTGATGCGCACGGAGACGCGCGTGGCGCTGACGCGGTGGGACGCGCGCCAGGGGCCACCGCTCTCGATGCAGGCGTTCCGCGAGACACGCGCCTCGCTGAGCGCCGGGCCCCTGTCCGCGCCCGAGAGCCCCGCCACGCCCGAGCGGGACAGGACCCTCGTGGGAGGCGCGACGCTGGAGACCCTGCTCCGGGCCCTGGAGGACACGACGCTCGAGCCCGAGAGCGCCCGGCTCCTCCTCCGCGAACAGCTGTCGGCCCTGCTGCGCCTGGCGCCCTCGAGCGCGAAGGACGTGGCGCGGTGGTTCCACTCGAGGCCGCTCAACGAGACGGTGGCCCGCGAGGTCCTCGACGCGCTGGGGGACGCGGGGACCGCCGAGGCTCAGCGCGAGCTGGCGTCGCTCGTCCTCCCCTCACGGCGCGACACGAACCTGACGACCCGCCTGCGCGCCCTCGCGGCGGTGGAGAGGGTGGGGCGCCCCACCTCGGAGCTGGCCCAGGCGCTGACACGCGTCCTGACGTCCACTCGAAAGCCGGAGCTGGAGCACGCGGCGATGCTGGCGCTGGGCACGGTGACCCGACACCTGGAGCGCTTCGAGCCAGGGCACGCGCTCGACCAGGTCGAGGGCCTGTTGAAGCACTGCGAAGCCAGGCCCCTGGCCGCCGAGCCGTGTCTGCGCGCGCTGGCGCGGGTGGGCTCTCCTCGAGGCTTCACCTATGCGAGCCAGGCGCTCTCCCATCGCTCCGCGCACGTCCGCGCCGCGGCCACGGAGGCCCTGGGGGCCATCACCAGCGCGGACGTGGACGTGCTCCTGGACTCGGTGCTGCTGGAGGACACGGAGGCGCTCGTCCGGGAGAAGGCCGCGGAGGTGATGTCGCGACGCGCGGCCGGGCCCCACCTGCGCGCGGCGACCCAGGCGCTGCGCACGGAGCCCGTGGCCCAGGTCCGCGCCCAGGTGGTGCGGCTGCTGGGCCCGCTGCCCGCCCTGGAGCCACGCGTCTCGGAGCTGCTGCGCGAGGTGGCCGCGCGGGATGACTCGGAGGACGTGCGCCGCCTGGCGTCGTCCTTCCTCACCCGGTAG
- a CDS encoding DUF2267 domain-containing protein produces MANETEGREEAGGRPGATEDLRAQRHESRTSRTYEFFLRDLAARVGGDRALAQRAAESVLCTLEQRLMGTEVKHLEAQLPAKVRDLLKRCPRHEGLPPRKFKLLEFLQMVGDDLDTPPNEAERLSRAVFATLREHISEGEIDDVMGQLPADLRALWIPEA; encoded by the coding sequence ATGGCGAATGAAACCGAGGGGCGGGAAGAAGCGGGCGGACGCCCGGGCGCCACTGAGGACCTCCGCGCCCAGCGGCACGAGTCGAGGACGTCGCGGACGTATGAGTTCTTCCTCAGGGACCTGGCGGCGAGGGTGGGAGGCGACCGTGCCCTCGCGCAGCGGGCGGCGGAGTCGGTGCTCTGCACGCTCGAACAGCGGCTCATGGGGACGGAGGTGAAGCACCTGGAAGCGCAGCTGCCGGCCAAGGTGCGGGACTTGTTGAAGCGCTGTCCGCGCCATGAGGGCCTGCCCCCGCGCAAGTTCAAGCTGCTGGAGTTCCTTCAGATGGTCGGTGATGACCTGGACACCCCGCCCAACGAAGCGGAGCGCCTCAGCCGCGCGGTGTTCGCCACGCTGCGCGAGCACATCTCCGAGGGAGAGATTGACGATGTGATGGGCCAGCTCCCCGCGGACCTGCGCGCGCTGTGGATTCCGGAGGCGTGA
- a CDS encoding pitrilysin family protein has product MKALAAAALVLFGLPALAQATQEAKPLEPGREALAIPYEKYTLPNGLEVILSVDRKLPIVSVNVWYHVGAYHEQPGRTGFAHLFEHMMFQGSRNVADDVHISMLEQLGATDLNGTTSFDRTNYFETVPTHHLETALWLESDRMGFLLDALTPEKLATQKEVVKNERRQGTEAAPYGLAQEEAWHALFPLPHPYHGSVIGSMKDLDAGTVDDVKDFFRQWYAPSNATLAVVGDFDVAKTKALIEKYFGSLPSHPKPAKPQVAPVKHTKPVVIRFEERVATLPLLSVQWLTPGYFENGDATADVLATVLGTGKASRLYRRLVLEKQLAQSVTVVQQSQGAQSVFSIDVTARPGVSTDALLKEVDAVLEDVRKNGITPEEIQRARTRIDTRMLAGLQSIGGFGGKADVLQSYNHFVGEPSYVAQDLARYESVTPEVVKQFTRDTLRPDARVILHAVPAPRKQAPAESKERH; this is encoded by the coding sequence ATGAAGGCCCTCGCCGCCGCAGCGCTCGTCCTGTTCGGGCTCCCGGCACTCGCCCAAGCGACACAAGAGGCGAAGCCGCTGGAGCCCGGGCGCGAAGCGCTCGCCATCCCCTACGAGAAGTACACGCTGCCCAACGGACTGGAGGTCATCCTGTCCGTGGACCGCAAGCTGCCCATCGTGTCCGTCAACGTCTGGTACCACGTGGGCGCGTACCACGAGCAGCCGGGCCGCACGGGCTTCGCGCACCTCTTCGAGCACATGATGTTCCAGGGCTCGCGCAACGTGGCGGATGACGTGCACATCTCCATGCTGGAGCAATTGGGCGCGACGGACCTCAACGGCACCACGAGCTTCGACCGCACCAACTACTTCGAGACGGTGCCCACCCACCACCTGGAGACGGCGCTGTGGCTGGAGAGCGACCGCATGGGCTTCCTGCTCGACGCGCTCACGCCCGAGAAGCTGGCCACCCAGAAGGAGGTCGTGAAGAACGAGCGCCGCCAGGGCACCGAGGCCGCGCCGTACGGCCTGGCCCAGGAAGAGGCGTGGCACGCGCTGTTCCCCCTGCCGCACCCGTACCATGGCTCCGTCATCGGCTCGATGAAGGACCTGGACGCCGGCACCGTGGATGACGTGAAGGACTTCTTCCGCCAGTGGTACGCGCCCTCCAACGCCACGCTGGCCGTCGTGGGTGACTTCGACGTGGCGAAGACGAAGGCCCTCATCGAGAAGTACTTCGGCTCGCTGCCCAGCCACCCCAAGCCCGCGAAGCCGCAGGTGGCCCCGGTGAAGCACACCAAGCCCGTGGTCATCCGCTTCGAGGAGCGCGTGGCCACGCTGCCCCTCCTGTCCGTGCAGTGGCTCACGCCGGGCTACTTCGAGAATGGCGACGCCACCGCGGACGTGCTGGCCACCGTGCTGGGCACGGGCAAGGCGAGCCGCCTCTACCGCCGCCTGGTGCTGGAGAAGCAGCTGGCCCAGAGCGTCACCGTCGTGCAGCAGAGCCAGGGTGCGCAGTCCGTCTTCAGCATCGACGTGACGGCGCGGCCCGGGGTGTCCACCGACGCGCTGCTCAAGGAAGTGGACGCGGTGCTGGAGGACGTGCGCAAGAACGGCATCACCCCCGAGGAGATTCAGCGCGCGCGCACCCGCATCGACACGCGCATGCTGGCGGGCCTCCAGTCCATCGGTGGCTTCGGTGGAAAGGCGGACGTGCTCCAGAGCTACAACCACTTCGTCGGTGAGCCCAGCTACGTGGCGCAGGACCTGGCGCGCTACGAGTCGGTGACGCCCGAGGTCGTGAAGCAGTTCACCCGAGACACGCTGCGTCCCGACGCGCGCGTCATCCTCCACGCCGTGCCCGCGCCCCGGAAGCAGGCCCCCGCCGAATCGAAGGAGCGCCACTGA
- a CDS encoding pitrilysin family protein, with the protein MRRLITALVSLSLAGCASQQKPAPTEPTPAPAPSTPAAPADAEAFRATAPQPGKPPELVLPAFQKATLDNGLTVLVSTRRELPLVYAGIVFAAGSAQDPVGKPGLADLTYRMLLEGAGTRDTVALDNALGDLGTSAMQDVSPDGSRLGVRVLTRNLDGALALLSDMALRPTFAPKAFERRKKQQLADLVRRLGSPNALGQLVFLSSTFGSTHPYGHSATGTPDSVQSLTLEDVQGFYKKQVGPAAAALVLTGDISLEDAVALARKHLGGWKAPAALPPAPPAPPASTRQVVYVVPKPGLDQTVMMLGRPAIAAGNPDEFALDLATTVFGGFFGSRLNMNLREDKGYSYGAGAGIDPRLGVGPLTAATSVRADVTGPALGETMKELNGLKSRPITEKELEAAREGLIRAFPGSFETVEGLGSSASVLFMKRQPLDEYSRTVEGLRTATAAEVQRAAEKYLDPSTLQIVLVGDPLLIQEQVSPLNLGKLMPVEPDTEPGKPRATR; encoded by the coding sequence ATGCGCCGCCTCATCACCGCCCTCGTCTCCCTCTCGCTGGCCGGCTGCGCCAGTCAGCAGAAGCCCGCGCCCACCGAGCCCACGCCGGCGCCCGCTCCGAGCACGCCCGCGGCCCCCGCCGACGCGGAGGCCTTCCGCGCGACGGCGCCCCAGCCGGGCAAGCCCCCGGAGCTGGTGCTGCCCGCCTTCCAGAAGGCCACGCTCGACAACGGGCTCACCGTGCTGGTGAGCACCCGGCGGGAGCTGCCGCTCGTCTACGCGGGGATTGTCTTCGCGGCGGGCAGCGCGCAGGACCCGGTGGGCAAGCCGGGCCTGGCCGACCTGACGTACCGGATGCTGTTGGAGGGCGCGGGCACCCGCGACACGGTGGCGCTGGACAACGCCCTGGGCGACCTGGGGACGTCCGCCATGCAGGATGTGTCGCCGGACGGCTCGCGGCTGGGCGTGCGGGTCCTGACGCGCAACCTGGACGGCGCGCTGGCGCTGCTGTCGGACATGGCCCTGCGGCCCACCTTCGCGCCCAAGGCCTTCGAGCGTCGCAAGAAGCAGCAGCTCGCGGACCTGGTGCGCCGGCTGGGCAGCCCCAATGCGCTGGGACAGCTCGTCTTCCTCTCCTCCACCTTCGGGAGCACCCACCCGTACGGGCATAGCGCGACGGGGACGCCCGACTCGGTGCAGTCGCTCACGCTGGAGGACGTGCAGGGCTTCTACAAGAAGCAGGTGGGCCCGGCCGCCGCGGCGCTCGTGCTGACGGGGGACATCTCCCTGGAGGACGCGGTGGCGCTCGCGCGCAAGCACCTGGGCGGCTGGAAGGCTCCGGCGGCGCTGCCTCCCGCGCCTCCCGCGCCTCCCGCGTCCACGCGCCAGGTCGTCTACGTGGTGCCCAAGCCCGGCCTGGACCAGACGGTGATGATGCTGGGCCGGCCCGCCATCGCCGCGGGCAACCCGGACGAGTTCGCCCTGGACCTGGCCACCACCGTGTTCGGCGGCTTCTTCGGCAGCCGGCTCAACATGAACCTGCGCGAGGACAAGGGCTACAGCTACGGCGCCGGCGCGGGCATCGACCCTCGGCTGGGCGTGGGCCCGCTGACCGCGGCCACGTCCGTGCGCGCGGACGTCACCGGGCCCGCGCTCGGTGAGACGATGAAGGAGCTCAACGGGCTGAAGTCGCGCCCCATCACGGAGAAGGAGCTGGAGGCGGCTCGCGAGGGCCTCATCCGTGCCTTCCCCGGCTCCTTCGAGACGGTGGAGGGACTGGGCTCCAGCGCCTCGGTGCTGTTCATGAAGCGCCAGCCGCTGGATGAGTACAGCCGCACCGTGGAGGGCCTGCGCACGGCCACCGCGGCCGAGGTGCAGCGCGCGGCGGAGAAGTACCTGGACCCGTCGACGCTGCAAATCGTGCTCGTGGGAGACCCGCTCCTCATCCAGGAGCAGGTGTCTCCGCTCAACCTGGGCAAGCTGATGCCGGTGGAGCCGGACACGGAGCCCGGGAAGCCTCGCGCGACCCGCTGA
- a CDS encoding alkaline phosphatase D family protein: protein MKKLLGPMLYAKDQLSKDTWSFFVNLYLGDLDPAHPPPLRLRFRTLEGQELPDVVSPRVTRVADFSGLKSRVAGVLWRWEVTLPRADTHVRVTYRFEPVEGGPALEEVDYSGQTDTVRPWGTEDVRTVVVPAKGALPRAAFFSCNGASDARTWGAVMRMKRPFGCWMDMLAQHEEPREGGFELLMGGGDQVYADSLLDHEPMVEFRKRELEQKLNRDFGPPKGFHETMLARYVELYCERWSGSVGIAPMLARVPGLFTWDDHDIFDGWGSHEGLQSCEWFESLYSAAALAFEAFQLGALRGGDVPTRRKPCDMHYLQTRRFIGDECDVDVVALDLRSGRTYRKQTNGRMAHEVMGPGQWATLDAWRLAHAKDAGLKPRHVVVLSSIPLVHLRFGSAVESMSGDTEMHDDMMDQWESLVHRGERIRLMVDLLQLAKASCCAVTIVSGDVHVGARGLIRSRNPEHIPAGLAEAAIEQVTSSGIVHPPPDMLQFMGMRMLAEDAVDDLPSYMQTEMLPVGKGRYLRERNWLSLRVEPARSKTSRPKLWLRWEAEHTALSMQVVVEPPPLAPAAPAPGAEVR, encoded by the coding sequence ATGAAGAAGCTCCTGGGGCCCATGCTGTACGCGAAGGACCAGCTGTCGAAGGACACGTGGTCCTTCTTCGTGAACCTGTACCTGGGTGACCTGGACCCGGCGCACCCGCCCCCGCTGAGGCTGCGCTTCCGCACGCTGGAGGGCCAGGAGCTCCCGGACGTGGTGTCCCCGCGGGTGACGCGGGTGGCGGACTTCTCCGGCCTGAAGAGTCGGGTGGCCGGGGTGCTGTGGCGGTGGGAGGTGACGCTGCCCCGCGCGGACACCCATGTCCGGGTGACGTACCGCTTCGAGCCCGTGGAGGGAGGCCCCGCGCTGGAGGAGGTGGACTATTCCGGGCAGACGGACACGGTGAGACCGTGGGGCACGGAGGACGTGAGGACGGTGGTGGTGCCCGCGAAGGGGGCCCTGCCCCGCGCGGCCTTCTTCTCCTGCAACGGCGCCAGCGACGCGAGGACGTGGGGCGCGGTGATGCGGATGAAGCGGCCCTTCGGCTGCTGGATGGACATGCTCGCCCAGCACGAGGAGCCCCGGGAGGGAGGCTTCGAGCTGCTGATGGGGGGCGGAGACCAGGTGTACGCGGACTCGCTCCTGGACCATGAGCCGATGGTGGAGTTCCGCAAGCGGGAGCTGGAGCAGAAGCTCAACCGCGACTTCGGTCCGCCCAAGGGCTTCCACGAGACGATGCTGGCGCGCTACGTGGAGCTGTACTGCGAGCGCTGGAGCGGCTCGGTGGGAATCGCGCCCATGCTGGCGCGAGTGCCGGGCCTCTTCACCTGGGATGACCACGACATCTTCGACGGCTGGGGCTCGCACGAGGGCCTGCAGTCCTGCGAGTGGTTCGAGTCCCTCTACAGCGCCGCCGCGCTCGCCTTCGAGGCCTTCCAGCTGGGCGCGCTGAGAGGCGGAGACGTGCCGACCCGGCGCAAGCCCTGTGACATGCACTACCTCCAGACGCGTCGCTTCATCGGCGATGAGTGCGACGTGGACGTGGTGGCGTTGGACCTGCGCAGCGGGCGCACGTACCGCAAGCAGACCAACGGGAGGATGGCGCACGAGGTGATGGGCCCGGGGCAGTGGGCGACGCTGGACGCGTGGCGGCTGGCGCACGCGAAGGACGCGGGCCTGAAGCCTCGGCATGTCGTGGTGCTGTCCTCCATCCCGCTGGTGCACCTGCGCTTCGGCTCCGCGGTGGAGTCGATGAGCGGGGACACGGAGATGCACGACGACATGATGGACCAGTGGGAGTCCCTGGTGCATCGAGGCGAGCGCATCCGGTTGATGGTGGACCTGCTCCAGCTGGCGAAGGCGTCGTGTTGCGCGGTGACAATCGTCTCCGGGGACGTGCACGTGGGCGCGCGAGGCCTCATCCGCTCGCGCAATCCGGAGCACATCCCCGCGGGGCTCGCGGAGGCGGCGATTGAACAGGTGACGTCCTCCGGCATCGTCCACCCGCCGCCGGACATGCTCCAGTTCATGGGCATGCGGATGCTGGCGGAGGACGCGGTGGATGACCTGCCGTCGTACATGCAGACGGAGATGCTCCCGGTGGGCAAGGGCCGCTACCTGCGCGAGCGCAACTGGCTGTCCTTGAGGGTGGAGCCCGCGCGCTCGAAGACGTCTCGGCCCAAGCTGTGGCTGCGCTGGGAGGCCGAGCACACCGCGCTCTCCATGCAGGTGGTGGTGGAGCCTCCGCCGCTCGCCCCGGCTGCGCCTGCTCCGGGGGCTGAAGTACGGTGA
- a CDS encoding MFS transporter translates to MRALRLPQLSSLRAFEHPGYLAVWLGALISNIGTWMETVSMGVYVTQETGRAEWTGGIVALSFLPSVVLSPLGGALADRFDRRAYVAVGITVQLVLAAVLTVLAFTGTLSVPIVGVVSLLNGCASTLTNPAFSAMLAELVPPRDLHSAMSLNSAQFNLGRIVGPLLAALVLQMGGAPWALFVNTLSFVAVLVALSRVRLPARDPEAKKETLWAGITRGISVARGDEDIWLVLWGTLFVAALVAPFIGLVPVFAINVFGQGAAATSLLVACQGAGAVTAAVVVGTLADALGHRRLLGLAATSIGVVSALYWLSPTLTVAAAGIFVLGANYLMLMSGLHAFATSRVPRELQARVSSLYSMVLGGGYAAGVWALGALADRVGVRFVTISASVLFLALVLTLRLLSPRSFTGPQTSQG, encoded by the coding sequence GTGCGCGCCCTTCGACTGCCTCAGCTCTCCTCGCTTCGCGCCTTCGAGCACCCCGGCTATCTCGCGGTCTGGCTGGGCGCGCTCATCTCGAACATCGGCACCTGGATGGAGACGGTGTCGATGGGCGTCTACGTCACGCAGGAGACGGGACGCGCCGAGTGGACGGGTGGCATCGTCGCCCTCTCCTTCCTGCCCTCGGTGGTGTTGTCCCCGCTGGGGGGCGCACTCGCGGACCGGTTCGACCGGCGGGCCTACGTCGCGGTGGGCATCACCGTGCAGTTGGTGCTCGCCGCGGTGCTGACGGTGCTGGCCTTCACCGGAACGCTCAGCGTGCCCATCGTCGGGGTCGTCTCGCTGCTCAACGGCTGCGCGAGCACCCTCACCAACCCGGCCTTCTCCGCGATGCTCGCGGAGCTCGTCCCGCCCCGTGACCTGCACAGCGCCATGAGCCTCAACTCGGCGCAGTTCAACCTGGGGCGCATCGTGGGGCCGCTGCTCGCGGCGCTGGTGCTCCAGATGGGCGGCGCGCCGTGGGCGCTGTTCGTCAACACGCTGTCCTTCGTCGCGGTGCTCGTGGCCCTGTCCCGCGTGCGCCTGCCCGCGCGCGACCCGGAGGCGAAGAAGGAGACCCTGTGGGCGGGCATCACCCGCGGCATCTCCGTGGCCCGAGGTGACGAGGACATCTGGCTGGTGCTCTGGGGCACGCTGTTCGTCGCCGCGCTGGTGGCCCCGTTCATCGGCCTGGTCCCCGTCTTCGCCATCAACGTCTTCGGCCAGGGCGCCGCCGCGACGTCGCTGCTCGTCGCCTGCCAGGGCGCGGGCGCGGTGACGGCGGCCGTGGTGGTGGGCACCCTGGCGGATGCGCTGGGCCACCGCAGGCTGTTGGGCCTGGCGGCGACGTCCATCGGCGTGGTGTCCGCCCTCTACTGGCTGTCCCCGACGCTGACGGTGGCCGCCGCCGGCATCTTCGTGCTCGGCGCCAACTACCTGATGCTGATGAGCGGCCTGCACGCCTTCGCGACGTCCCGAGTCCCCCGCGAGCTCCAGGCGCGCGTGAGCAGCCTCTACAGCATGGTGCTGGGCGGAGGGTATGCGGCGGGGGTCTGGGCCCTGGGGGCGCTCGCGGACCGGGTGGGGGTGCGCTTCGTCACCATCAGCGCCAGCGTCCTGTTCCTCGCCCTGGTGCTGACGCTGCGCCTGCTCAGCCCGCGCAGCTTCACAGGACCTCAGACCTCCCAGGGCTGA